A stretch of the Nitrospirota bacterium genome encodes the following:
- a CDS encoding GIY-YIG nuclease family protein has product MYFVYLLQCSDGTIYTGITTDVERRFQEHMNGKGGHYTSSRKVVKLLYTEKQKDRSHALRRESEIKGWRRKKKLDLIRG; this is encoded by the coding sequence TACAATGCAGTGATGGCACAATCTATACAGGAATAACGACTGATGTTGAACGAAGATTTCAGGAACACATGAATGGCAAAGGCGGGCATTATACGAGCTCAAGAAAAGTTGTTAAGCTGCTTTATACAGAGAAACAGAAAGACAGGAGCCATGCCCTCAGACGTGAATCCGAAATAAAGGGATGGCGGCGAAAGAAGAAGCTTGATTTGATACGAGGCTAA
- a CDS encoding DUF2934 domain-containing protein, whose translation MNIQNEIEKVAYSLWEKSGRMPGREVEHWVEAERIVMLRFEELSKPKKASKKADTFEKLPLELKKASAKVTKKESTLKQATAKKTVKKAEPVKEARKTK comes from the coding sequence ATGAATATTCAGAATGAAATAGAAAAGGTGGCCTATAGTCTCTGGGAAAAGAGTGGAAGAATGCCGGGCAGAGAGGTTGAGCACTGGGTCGAGGCAGAGCGGATTGTGATGCTAAGATTTGAAGAATTGAGCAAACCAAAGAAAGCATCAAAGAAAGCAGACACATTTGAGAAATTGCCGTTGGAACTAAAAAAGGCATCTGCGAAAGTAACGAAAAAGGAGTCCACTTTAAAACAGGCGACAGCAAAGAAGACTGTAAAGAAGGCCGAACCCGTAAAAGAAGCAAGGAAGACAAAATAA